A window of the Desulfovibrio sp. UIB00 genome harbors these coding sequences:
- a CDS encoding glycosyltransferase encodes MTPPPLVSVIIPSYNYADFLPHAVSSLLQQRCPQVEVEVIVVDDGSTDNTAEVARSFGPDVHYIYQENQGLSAARNAGLRAARGDFIAFLDADDLHTKGLLASQLKAFAVQPEIDIVICRCLDFSEGVNGQIDGLWSLVNSHWDVHACNANLAPVHCYMVRTDIVRHAGYFDQSLKSCEDQDYWLRCYGLGAKVGINTDGVVLYRKHGGGMTENRARMYHHDSLMHEKVGRMLAELPEFPLQAKCAGWLAHAAGCLVSAGYLCELDPERSRAMQAFFTKAVLAAAPLFSHSVPRNDTGNLRYVQDYYGGRCLRLANWSGLQLTPAAAKAVMVLKRMFPRMADLSSDALNARLHSTYARLCVIGLPSHEHGVNTQTAPRNAD; translated from the coding sequence ATGACTCCTCCACCATTGGTTTCAGTAATAATCCCCAGCTATAATTACGCCGATTTCCTTCCTCACGCTGTTTCCAGCTTGCTGCAACAGCGCTGCCCGCAGGTGGAAGTGGAAGTGATTGTGGTGGATGATGGCTCAACGGACAACACCGCTGAGGTTGCCCGTTCTTTTGGGCCGGATGTGCATTATATCTATCAGGAAAACCAAGGACTTTCCGCAGCCAGGAACGCTGGACTGCGTGCAGCGCGCGGTGATTTCATCGCCTTTCTTGACGCGGATGACCTTCATACAAAGGGATTGCTGGCGAGCCAGCTGAAAGCTTTTGCCGTTCAGCCTGAAATTGATATTGTCATCTGTCGCTGTCTGGATTTTTCAGAAGGCGTAAATGGGCAGATCGATGGGTTGTGGTCGCTGGTCAACAGCCATTGGGATGTGCATGCATGTAATGCCAATCTTGCTCCTGTGCATTGCTATATGGTGCGAACAGATATTGTGCGGCATGCTGGTTATTTTGATCAAAGTCTAAAATCCTGTGAAGATCAGGATTACTGGTTGCGTTGCTACGGTCTGGGGGCCAAAGTGGGCATAAATACAGATGGTGTGGTGCTTTACCGCAAGCATGGCGGCGGGATGACGGAAAACCGCGCCCGTATGTATCACCATGACTCACTTATGCACGAAAAGGTTGGCCGTATGCTGGCCGAGCTGCCGGAGTTCCCCTTGCAGGCCAAGTGCGCAGGCTGGCTGGCCCATGCCGCCGGCTGCCTTGTTTCTGCCGGATATCTCTGCGAGCTTGATCCTGAGCGTTCACGGGCCATGCAGGCTTTTTTTACAAAGGCAGTGCTCGCAGCCGCGCCGCTGTTCAGCCACAGTGTGCCGCGCAATGATACGGGCAACCTGCGCTATGTTCAGGATTATTACGGGGGGCGGTGCCTGCGCCTCGCCAATTGGTCTGGCCTGCAACTGACGCCCGCAGCCGCAAAGGCTGTGATGGTGCTCAAGCGCATGTTTCCCCGCATGGCCGATCTTTCTTCAGATGCGCTGAATGCGCGCCTGCACAGCACCTATGCCAGACTTTGCGTGATTGGCCTGCCGTCGCACGAGCACGGGGTAAACACCCAAACAGCGCCGCGCAACGCAGATTAA
- a CDS encoding OsmC family protein, whose amino-acid sequence MATVSAKYLGDLRVECVHNQSGTKIITDAPSDNQGLGAAFSPTDLCATALGACAMTIIGIYAKTHGVDVTGTEMEISKTMSADPRRIGKIEVTFKMPDREYSAKEKAVIERCTQSCPVHHTLHPDVEQVFTFIWKN is encoded by the coding sequence ATGGCTACCGTCAGTGCAAAATATCTTGGGGATCTGCGCGTGGAGTGCGTCCACAACCAGAGCGGCACAAAGATCATCACGGACGCCCCCTCGGACAATCAGGGGCTGGGCGCGGCTTTTTCGCCCACCGACCTGTGCGCCACAGCCCTTGGAGCCTGCGCCATGACCATTATTGGCATTTATGCAAAGACGCATGGCGTGGACGTGACCGGCACAGAGATGGAGATCAGCAAAACCATGAGCGCCGACCCGCGTCGCATCGGCAAGATTGAAGTGACCTTCAAAATGCCCGACCGCGAATATTCCGCAAAGGAAAAGGCGGTAATTGAGCGCTGCACACAAAGCTGCCCCGTGCACCACACCCTGCACCCCGATGTGGAGCAGGTGTTTACCTTTATTTGGAAGAACTGA
- a CDS encoding manganese efflux pump MntP family protein produces the protein MSFFAVLLLAVALSMDAFAVALASGCALRAPQARHYFRLSAAFGFFQFAMPVVGWYLGITVRSYMEAWDHWIAFALLGWIGGKMVFSGFSALRASSSCPRPSVDPTAGRNLLVLSVATSIDALAVGLSFAILGTSVWSPALMIGLVCAVITAVGVYLGKALANLCAVNGWAELLGGLTLLAIACNTLREHNVFG, from the coding sequence ATGTCGTTTTTTGCTGTTCTGCTTCTGGCCGTTGCTCTTTCCATGGATGCTTTTGCCGTTGCTCTGGCTTCGGGCTGCGCCCTGCGCGCGCCGCAGGCGCGCCATTACTTCCGCCTTTCTGCGGCATTCGGTTTTTTTCAGTTCGCCATGCCGGTGGTGGGGTGGTATCTGGGTATTACCGTGCGTTCTTATATGGAAGCGTGGGATCACTGGATCGCCTTTGCCCTGCTGGGCTGGATAGGCGGCAAGATGGTATTTTCGGGGTTTTCGGCCCTACGGGCGAGTTCCTCCTGTCCGCGCCCTTCGGTGGATCCCACTGCGGGGCGCAACCTGCTGGTGCTGAGCGTTGCCACAAGCATAGACGCCCTGGCCGTGGGGCTTTCTTTTGCAATTCTGGGAACTTCTGTCTGGAGCCCGGCCCTGATGATCGGTCTGGTGTGCGCGGTCATCACCGCTGTGGGCGTGTATCTGGGCAAGGCGCTGGCCAACCTCTGCGCGGTCAACGGCTGGGCGGAACTGCTGGGCGGGCTGACCTTGCTGGCTATTGCCTGTAACACGCTGCGCGAGCATAATGTTTTTGGTTAA
- a CDS encoding spidroin-2, with protein MQTIPSWLFCWQWIAAVLTLGASAASAMPIIVALTLATGRRGQARLSAYGARTLARCAAGLAVLGPLLAAGSVLALLASVRSTEHMFEGVSLWMPAMLPYTTAVAAWLAGIISLLLYLAADRAAPVPQAAQDYWQPGQIGLRVGLALLAALCFFAAQVLPNWPFSGLPQGLSMGDVVLAVLPKTLHDYFTALAPAGSVALIILSLVARNGGAAFTLADEQRAARWCALWAMVGFIPRCIDRWGLVIGFSLRQGPLPQGLAEQAMGLVPMTLAIACWVALFVLRAPRKFYWLNVLGLLLLVLGASFPFLLALGR; from the coding sequence ATGCAAACTATTCCTTCTTGGCTTTTCTGCTGGCAATGGATTGCCGCTGTTCTGACCCTGGGCGCAAGCGCCGCTTCGGCCATGCCCATTATTGTTGCTCTCACCCTGGCCACCGGCAGACGCGGACAGGCCAGGCTCAGCGCCTATGGCGCGCGCACCCTCGCCCGCTGCGCTGCGGGGCTGGCTGTTCTTGGCCCGCTGCTGGCCGCAGGCAGTGTTCTTGCCCTGCTGGCAAGCGTACGCAGCACGGAACACATGTTTGAAGGCGTATCCTTGTGGATGCCCGCCATGCTGCCCTACACAACGGCGGTTGCCGCCTGGCTGGCTGGCATAATCAGCCTGCTGCTGTATCTTGCGGCTGACCGCGCTGCCCCCGTGCCGCAAGCTGCGCAGGATTACTGGCAGCCGGGGCAGATCGGCCTGCGTGTCGGCCTTGCGCTGCTGGCGGCCCTCTGCTTTTTTGCCGCGCAGGTTTTGCCCAACTGGCCCTTTTCCGGCCTGCCGCAAGGGCTGAGCATGGGGGATGTGGTTCTGGCCGTGCTTCCCAAAACCTTGCACGACTACTTTACCGCATTGGCCCCAGCGGGCAGTGTTGCGCTGATCATCCTTTCCCTTGTGGCCCGCAACGGCGGAGCCGCATTCACGCTGGCAGACGAGCAGCGCGCTGCCCGCTGGTGCGCCCTGTGGGCCATGGTGGGCTTTATCCCCCGCTGCATTGACCGATGGGGGCTTGTGATCGGCTTTTCTCTGCGTCAGGGGCCCTTGCCGCAAGGTCTGGCGGAACAGGCAATGGGCCTTGTGCCCATGACCCTCGCCATTGCCTGCTGGGTGGCCCTGTTTGTTCTGCGCGCCCCCCGCAAATTTTACTGGCTCAACGTTCTTGGGCTTCTGCTGCTTGTGCTGGGCGCGAGTTTTCCGTTCCTTTTGGCGCTCGGGCGCTGA
- a CDS encoding protoporphyrinogen oxidase: MRTLFFLSLLMLCLTVTAQAEPRSFTLFSADLPQGWDGEEKMGFKSGNPDECMLILGLSNEKKDDYAALISIFVLPNTQNDDSASLANKLAPLQANASQPRPQGPFWTFNGELRSQAFPVPGVTKVNATEDKVIIAIVQDPDQRGAEAVFASLKGLTPETRKLLGQ, encoded by the coding sequence ATGCGGACTTTATTTTTTCTGTCCCTTCTCATGCTCTGCCTGACGGTTACAGCACAGGCTGAACCGCGCTCGTTTACGCTTTTTAGTGCCGACCTGCCCCAGGGCTGGGACGGCGAAGAAAAAATGGGCTTCAAATCGGGCAATCCCGATGAATGCATGCTGATTCTGGGCCTTTCCAACGAAAAGAAAGACGACTACGCCGCGCTCATCAGCATTTTTGTTCTGCCCAATACGCAAAATGACGACAGCGCATCCCTTGCCAACAAACTGGCCCCTCTTCAAGCCAACGCTTCCCAGCCCCGCCCGCAGGGGCCGTTCTGGACGTTTAACGGCGAACTGCGCAGCCAGGCCTTTCCCGTCCCCGGCGTAACCAAGGTCAACGCCACGGAGGACAAGGTCATTATTGCCATTGTTCAGGATCCTGACCAGCGTGGAGCCGAGGCTGTTTTTGCCAGTCTCAAAGGCCTCACCCCCGAAACGCGCAAGCTGCTCGGCCAGTAA
- the ilvA gene encoding threonine ammonia-lyase, biosynthetic — MDKHSEYLNRILLSRVYDVAVETPLDEAVSLSRRTGNNILLKREDLQPVFSFKIRGAYNKMAHLSKEELRRGIITASAGNHAQGVALGARRLGCEATIVMPVTTPAIKVEAVKRLGGQVVLSGESFSDAWKHTLDLIQETGCVYIPPFDDPDVIAGQGTIGMEILRQHPGDIHAVFVPIGGGGMAAGVAAYIKNLRPEIRVIGVEPVDSDAMRRSVMAGQRVELHDVGLFADGVAVKLVGEETFVLCRDLLDDIITVETDAICGAIKDIFEDTRVVAEPAGALALAGLRAYAKAGDLHDATLVAIVSGANMNFDRLSHVVDRAEIGAQREALLAVTIPETVGSFRQLCASFGSRNITELCTRYSDPVKARVLVGIKINGRDDVAQVLKELRGKGFEAIDLTDNELAKVHVRHLVGGNAPQILHERLLRFTFPERPGALLDFMDAMRVDFSISLFQYRYHGADFGRVLVGFEAPDEKKEAFEDFLKRVEAMGYPHVEESNNDAYKMFLGWHE; from the coding sequence ATGGACAAGCACAGCGAATACCTGAACCGTATCCTTTTGAGCCGCGTGTACGACGTGGCGGTAGAAACCCCTCTGGACGAGGCGGTCAGTCTTTCGCGCCGCACCGGCAATAATATTTTGCTCAAGCGCGAAGACCTCCAGCCTGTTTTTTCCTTCAAGATTAGAGGCGCCTACAACAAGATGGCGCATCTTTCCAAGGAAGAGCTGCGCAGGGGCATTATTACCGCCTCGGCTGGCAATCACGCTCAGGGCGTTGCCCTTGGCGCGCGCAGGCTGGGGTGCGAGGCTACCATCGTCATGCCCGTGACCACGCCCGCCATCAAGGTCGAGGCTGTGAAGCGGTTGGGTGGTCAGGTTGTGCTTTCCGGGGAGTCTTTCAGCGATGCCTGGAAGCATACGCTTGACCTGATTCAGGAAACCGGCTGCGTGTATATTCCGCCCTTTGACGACCCGGATGTCATCGCAGGGCAGGGCACCATCGGCATGGAAATTCTGCGCCAGCACCCCGGCGATATACACGCCGTGTTTGTCCCCATCGGCGGGGGCGGCATGGCGGCGGGCGTCGCGGCCTACATCAAGAACCTGCGGCCTGAAATCCGCGTCATCGGCGTGGAGCCTGTGGATTCCGATGCCATGCGGCGTTCCGTAATGGCCGGGCAGCGGGTGGAACTGCACGATGTGGGCCTGTTTGCCGACGGCGTGGCCGTCAAGCTGGTGGGTGAAGAAACTTTTGTTCTGTGCCGCGACCTGCTTGACGACATCATCACCGTTGAAACGGACGCCATCTGCGGTGCCATCAAGGATATTTTTGAAGACACCCGCGTTGTGGCCGAGCCTGCGGGCGCGCTCGCTCTGGCTGGCCTGCGGGCCTATGCCAAGGCGGGGGATCTGCATGATGCCACCCTGGTAGCCATTGTGAGCGGCGCAAATATGAACTTTGACCGTCTGAGCCACGTGGTTGACCGCGCGGAAATAGGCGCTCAGCGTGAAGCCCTGCTGGCAGTGACCATCCCCGAAACCGTGGGCAGCTTCCGGCAGTTGTGCGCCTCTTTTGGCAGCCGCAACATTACGGAACTCTGCACCCGGTATTCAGACCCGGTAAAGGCCAGAGTACTGGTGGGCATCAAGATCAACGGGCGCGATGATGTGGCCCAGGTGCTGAAAGAACTGCGGGGCAAGGGCTTTGAGGCCATTGACCTTACGGATAACGAACTTGCCAAGGTGCATGTGCGGCATCTGGTGGGCGGCAACGCGCCCCAGATTCTGCACGAGCGTTTGCTGCGTTTCACCTTCCCCGAACGCCCCGGCGCGCTGCTGGACTTTATGGACGCCATGCGCGTGGATTTCAGCATTTCGCTGTTCCAGTACCGCTATCACGGCGCGGATTTTGGCCGCGTGCTTGTGGGATTTGAAGCGCCCGATGAAAAGAAGGAAGCTTTTGAGGATTTTCTCAAACGCGTTGAAGCCATGGGCTATCCCCATGTGGAAGAATCCAACAACGATGCCTACAAGATGTTTCTGGGCTGGCACGAATAA
- a CDS encoding 50S ribosomal protein L11 methyltransferase codes for MTEPTSEFSQSETHGLTEYTPHISVRAAGRLWRLTRAADLEQLWDAMTASPDDFDDERLPYWTELWPSSVALAGWLAQQRQYIAGQPCLDIGCGLGLTAMVGQWLGAKMTAMDYEEAALHFAARNADINEVPQPLWTVMDWRRPAVRAQSMHRIWGGDIMYEKRFVAPVLRFLDHALAPDGAAWVAEPGRTVYDAFLHALQNGGWQGRRVYHETVDPLYAQPVPVTVHVWEISRRA; via the coding sequence ATGACCGAACCAACTTCCGAATTTTCCCAATCTGAAACCCACGGCCTGACCGAATACACGCCGCACATTTCAGTGCGCGCCGCAGGCCGCCTGTGGCGGCTCACCCGGGCCGCCGACCTTGAGCAGCTTTGGGACGCCATGACGGCCTCGCCCGATGATTTTGACGATGAGCGCCTGCCCTACTGGACGGAACTCTGGCCTTCAAGCGTTGCCCTGGCGGGCTGGCTTGCGCAGCAACGGCAATACATTGCCGGGCAGCCCTGTCTGGATATCGGCTGCGGCCTGGGCCTCACCGCCATGGTGGGCCAATGGCTTGGCGCAAAAATGACTGCCATGGACTATGAGGAAGCCGCCCTGCACTTTGCGGCCCGTAACGCCGATATCAACGAAGTGCCGCAACCGTTGTGGACAGTCATGGACTGGCGGCGGCCCGCCGTGCGGGCGCAGAGCATGCACCGCATCTGGGGCGGCGATATCATGTATGAAAAACGTTTTGTGGCTCCGGTGCTGCGCTTCCTTGACCATGCCCTTGCCCCTGATGGCGCGGCATGGGTGGCGGAGCCGGGCCGCACAGTGTACGATGCTTTTCTGCACGCGCTGCAAAACGGCGGCTGGCAAGGCAGACGGGTGTATCACGAAACAGTGGATCCCCTTTACGCCCAGCCAGTGCCCGTTACCGTACACGTTTGGGAAATCAGCCGCCGGGCCTGA
- the nikR gene encoding nickel-responsive transcriptional regulator NikR produces MGNLARFGVSLDEDLLEPFDQLCKRKSYPNRSEAIRDLIRKALVEERWSNDASGAGTLTLVYDHHKNDLARRLMAIQHDDHDLIVTTLHVHLDHYNCLEVLVLKGEPKRLRALADKLISCRGVKHGTFTATTTGQDLA; encoded by the coding sequence ATGGGAAACCTGGCGCGCTTCGGCGTTTCTTTGGATGAAGATCTGCTGGAACCTTTTGACCAGCTGTGCAAACGCAAAAGCTATCCCAACCGTTCTGAAGCCATACGCGACCTTATCCGCAAGGCGCTGGTGGAGGAACGCTGGAGCAACGACGCTTCCGGCGCGGGCACGCTCACCCTGGTGTATGACCACCACAAAAACGATCTGGCCCGTCGGCTCATGGCCATCCAGCACGACGACCACGATCTTATTGTCACCACGCTTCACGTGCATCTGGATCACTACAACTGCCTTGAGGTGCTTGTGCTTAAGGGCGAACCCAAACGATTGCGCGCCCTTGCCGACAAACTGATCTCCTGCCGAGGCGTCAAGCACGGCACTTTTACCGCTACTACTACAGGACAGGATCTGGCATAA
- the folE2 gene encoding GTP cyclohydrolase FolE2, with product MEDVQSHAPQVALNIDRVGVRELKLPLLVRDRCQGTQQTVATVDLGVDLPSSFKGTHMSRFVEALEQWNDEISYQSVRRLLVNIKERLGARRAYARFCFPYFIVKKAPASGSPATVAYECRLTGELDDKGQSFVLETDVPVMTVCPCSKAISREGAHSQRAMVRMRLRMRAFSWLEDFIDIAEESGSSAVYTLLKREDEKFVTESAFARPTFVEDVVRNVAQKLTAHGQVEWFSVEVESMESIHNHNAFARIERDLSVR from the coding sequence ATGGAAGACGTACAGAGCCACGCCCCGCAGGTTGCCCTGAATATTGACCGCGTGGGTGTTCGCGAGCTGAAGCTGCCCCTGCTGGTGCGCGACCGCTGCCAGGGGACGCAACAGACCGTGGCTACCGTAGACCTTGGGGTGGACTTGCCTTCATCCTTTAAGGGTACCCACATGAGCCGCTTTGTTGAGGCTCTGGAGCAATGGAACGATGAGATCAGCTATCAGTCCGTGCGGCGGCTGCTGGTCAATATCAAGGAACGGCTTGGCGCGCGGCGGGCCTATGCCCGGTTCTGTTTTCCCTATTTTATTGTCAAAAAGGCCCCTGCCTCGGGCAGCCCGGCCACGGTTGCCTACGAATGCCGCCTCACCGGCGAGCTGGACGACAAGGGCCAGTCGTTCGTTCTTGAAACCGATGTTCCGGTTATGACTGTCTGCCCCTGCTCCAAGGCCATCAGCCGCGAGGGCGCGCACAGCCAGCGGGCCATGGTGCGTATGCGTTTGCGCATGCGGGCTTTTTCGTGGCTTGAAGATTTCATCGATATTGCCGAAGAATCCGGCTCGTCCGCCGTCTACACCCTGCTCAAGCGCGAGGATGAAAAATTCGTCACAGAGAGCGCCTTTGCCCGCCCCACCTTTGTGGAGGATGTGGTGCGCAACGTGGCGCAAAAGCTCACGGCCCACGGGCAGGTGGAGTGGTTCAGCGTTGAGGTGGAGAGCATGGAATCCATCCACAACCACAATGCCTTTGCCCGCATTGAACGCGATCTCTCTGTTCGCTGA
- a CDS encoding flagellar basal body rod C-terminal domain-containing protein, translating into MSSSSLQIGASALNAFSWGTAVTAHNVANVSTAGFEPRRAVYSSNANDQGVSFEAALKDAGSKVGPSSDWNAANAVLDVTSGIPLEASAPSGTDLAREFTQMISTQHAYEANAQVVRTSDTMLGTLLDIKA; encoded by the coding sequence ATGAGTAGCAGTAGCCTACAGATCGGCGCATCAGCCTTGAATGCCTTTTCGTGGGGCACGGCTGTTACAGCGCATAATGTAGCCAACGTCAGTACGGCTGGTTTTGAGCCGCGCCGTGCCGTCTACTCCAGCAATGCCAACGATCAAGGCGTTAGTTTTGAAGCCGCGCTGAAAGACGCGGGATCAAAAGTCGGCCCCAGCTCGGACTGGAATGCCGCCAACGCCGTTCTTGATGTCACTTCCGGTATTCCCCTGGAAGCATCCGCACCCAGCGGTACGGATCTTGCGCGGGAATTCACTCAGATGATCTCCACCCAGCACGCCTATGAGGCAAACGCGCAGGTAGTGCGCACCAGTGATACCATGCTGGGTACGCTTTTAGACATCAAGGCTTGA
- a CDS encoding C40 family peptidase, with amino-acid sequence MGRCLKLCALTLACAMTFGCAVKNNQRGDYSTQAEQRFRRSYEAAFDNNEQQGSQQLLRKARSAIGTPYVPGGMSPGGFDCSGFVCWAYKSVGVSLPRTAREQSVVGKRINNVEEMQVGDIVAFRHPRRGYHTGIYVGDGKFIHSPHRRTTVRVNSLDDPYFKGTFLGARRVKMDGTENLVAEAQTRLNDYAEEKAVRDIYRSHKPSSRSSVASNDDHRKSSKDRGKEKDKDRSKDKNPSKSREQFVEVASLDKKHSTRKIEVEKADKSSSRSSSKASVKEDKSDKKSSASSSKSSSSRAEAEKSERKSEARKSDAPKAEARKTESHKSEAAKSDSKSGSSKSSASKGESTKHESTKSESGKKDKSDGKVASSKSDDGKSKKTPAKNRD; translated from the coding sequence ATGGGTAGATGCCTGAAACTGTGTGCGCTGACTCTGGCTTGCGCCATGACCTTTGGCTGCGCAGTAAAAAACAACCAGCGTGGTGACTACAGCACACAAGCGGAACAGCGTTTTCGCCGTTCTTATGAAGCTGCTTTTGACAACAACGAGCAGCAGGGCAGCCAGCAGCTTTTGCGCAAGGCACGGTCTGCCATCGGCACCCCATATGTTCCCGGCGGCATGTCGCCGGGAGGATTTGACTGCTCGGGATTTGTCTGCTGGGCATACAAAAGCGTGGGCGTGAGCCTGCCGCGCACCGCCCGTGAACAGTCCGTTGTGGGTAAGCGCATCAATAATGTGGAAGAGATGCAGGTTGGCGATATTGTCGCCTTCCGCCACCCCCGCCGGGGCTATCACACCGGCATCTATGTGGGCGACGGCAAGTTCATCCACAGCCCCCACCGCCGCACCACCGTCCGTGTCAACTCACTGGACGACCCCTATTTCAAAGGCACATTCCTCGGCGCCCGGCGCGTCAAGATGGACGGCACCGAAAATCTTGTGGCCGAAGCCCAGACCCGCCTGAACGACTACGCGGAAGAAAAGGCCGTGCGCGATATTTATCGCAGCCACAAGCCCTCCTCCCGCTCCAGCGTTGCCAGCAACGACGACCACAGAAAGAGCAGCAAGGATCGCGGCAAGGAAAAAGACAAAGACCGCTCCAAGGATAAAAATCCTTCCAAATCGCGCGAGCAGTTTGTGGAAGTGGCCAGTCTGGACAAAAAGCACTCCACCCGCAAGATCGAGGTGGAAAAGGCTGACAAGTCGTCCTCCAGGTCTTCAAGCAAGGCATCCGTCAAGGAAGACAAGTCGGACAAAAAGAGCAGTGCATCTTCGTCCAAATCCAGTTCTTCCCGAGCTGAAGCTGAAAAGTCCGAACGCAAGAGCGAGGCCCGCAAATCTGACGCCCCCAAGGCTGAAGCGCGCAAGACGGAAAGCCACAAATCTGAAGCCGCCAAGAGCGACAGCAAGTCTGGCTCTTCCAAGTCCAGCGCCTCCAAGGGCGAATCGACCAAGCACGAATCCACCAAGTCTGAATCCGGCAAGAAGGACAAGAGCGATGGCAAGGTGGCTTCTTCCAAGTCTGACGATGGCAAGAGCAAAAAAACTCCCGCCAAAAACCGGGATTAG
- a CDS encoding rhodanese family protein, with translation MLPNISPAEALKMLQDNKARLVDVREADELAALRVPGAEAAPLSVISWMDLRPATAELPIIFTCNSGNRTTKNSDLLQKLAAGPAWQMEGGVSAWAKQGLPVETSKQTLPIFRQIQIGAGGLVLAGVLGSLAWPSMLWLSAFVGAGLVFAGVTGFCGLGILLSAMPWNKK, from the coding sequence ATGCTTCCTAATATTTCTCCTGCAGAAGCACTGAAGATGCTGCAGGATAACAAGGCTCGCCTTGTGGATGTGCGTGAAGCGGACGAACTCGCGGCATTGCGTGTTCCCGGTGCCGAAGCGGCCCCCCTTTCGGTCATTTCGTGGATGGATCTGCGCCCCGCCACCGCTGAACTCCCCATCATATTTACCTGCAATTCCGGCAACCGCACCACCAAGAACAGCGACCTGCTGCAAAAACTTGCGGCAGGCCCCGCATGGCAGATGGAAGGCGGCGTCAGCGCCTGGGCCAAACAGGGGCTGCCTGTGGAAACCTCCAAACAGACGCTGCCCATTTTTCGACAGATTCAGATTGGCGCTGGCGGGCTGGTGCTGGCTGGCGTTCTCGGCTCCCTGGCGTGGCCCTCAATGCTGTGGCTTTCGGCCTTTGTGGGCGCTGGGCTCGTGTTTGCAGGCGTGACTGGCTTTTGCGGTCTGGGCATACTGCTTTCGGCCATGCCCTGGAACAAAAAATAG
- the gluQRS gene encoding tRNA glutamyl-Q(34) synthetase GluQRS yields the protein MHAAPVIRGRLAPSPTGYIHLGNAWAFLLAWLAARASSGEVVLRIEDIDPQRSRPEYSAALIEDLTWLGLDWDYGPDKPEPAGGCLGPFEQSRRSQHYAAAIAQLESAGLTYPCFCTRKELRSMAGAPHVDDAGAPYPGTCRSLNQAQRQALLESGRRPCLRLRCPDGSVNFTDTVFGPRSLTLADCGGDFALRRSDGVVAYQLAVAVDDALMGINQVVRGRDILISTPRQIALLKLLGYGAPAYAHVPLLLDDEGERLAKRHQSLALRNLRQMGADPRRITGLLGALAGCNPGGTAASPAELIPYFSLSRLDGDDIRLGREMLRALVA from the coding sequence ATGCACGCCGCGCCTGTTATTCGCGGCAGGCTGGCTCCCAGCCCTACCGGCTATATCCATCTTGGCAATGCCTGGGCCTTTCTGCTCGCATGGCTTGCCGCCCGGGCCAGCTCTGGCGAGGTGGTTCTGCGCATTGAAGATATTGATCCGCAGCGCTCACGCCCCGAATACTCCGCAGCCCTCATTGAAGACCTGACATGGCTTGGCCTGGATTGGGATTATGGCCCGGACAAGCCGGAACCGGCTGGCGGATGTCTGGGGCCGTTTGAGCAAAGCCGCAGGAGCCAGCACTATGCGGCGGCCATTGCGCAGCTTGAAAGTGCAGGCCTGACGTATCCGTGCTTTTGCACGCGCAAGGAATTGCGCAGCATGGCAGGTGCGCCGCATGTTGATGATGCTGGAGCGCCCTACCCTGGCACTTGCCGCAGCCTGAATCAGGCGCAGCGGCAGGCATTGCTGGAGTCAGGCCGCCGCCCCTGCCTGCGTCTGCGCTGCCCGGACGGGTCCGTCAATTTCACCGATACTGTTTTTGGGCCGCGATCGCTCACGCTGGCAGACTGCGGGGGCGACTTTGCCCTGCGTCGCTCTGACGGCGTTGTGGCCTATCAGCTTGCCGTGGCCGTGGACGATGCGCTCATGGGCATAAATCAGGTGGTGCGCGGGCGCGACATCCTCATTTCAACACCGAGACAGATTGCTCTTCTCAAGCTCCTGGGCTATGGTGCACCCGCTTATGCGCATGTGCCGCTGCTTCTGGATGACGAAGGCGAGCGCCTTGCCAAAAGGCACCAGAGCCTCGCGCTGCGCAACCTGCGGCAAATGGGCGCAGACCCCCGCAGAATAACCGGATTGCTCGGCGCGCTTGCCGGGTGCAATCCCGGCGGCACTGCCGCCAGCCCTGCGGAACTGATACCGTATTTTTCGCTTTCGCGCCTTGATGGCGATGATATCCGCCTTGGGCGCGAGATGCTACGCGCGCTTGTGGCCTGA
- a CDS encoding chaperone protein, translated as MAQKTRVDDYTTCPACQGKGKDDAGTKCFECNGTGKKQHACTVPEGPEHEGVCD; from the coding sequence ATGGCCCAGAAAACGAGAGTTGATGACTACACCACCTGCCCGGCTTGTCAGGGTAAGGGAAAAGACGATGCTGGCACAAAGTGTTTTGAGTGCAACGGAACAGGTAAAAAGCAACATGCCTGCACTGTTCCCGAAGGCCCCGAACATGAAGGCGTTTGCGACTAG